One genomic window of Vigna radiata var. radiata cultivar VC1973A unplaced genomic scaffold, Vradiata_ver6 scaffold_154, whole genome shotgun sequence includes the following:
- the LOC106752544 gene encoding pyrroline-5-carboxylate reductase → MEIASIPADTYTLGFIGAGKMAESIARGAVRSGVLPPSRIRTAVHSNLERRTAFESFGVNVLSSNDDVVRESNVVVLSVKPQLVKDVLSKLKPIVTKDKLLVSVAAGVKLKDLQEWAGSDRFIRVMPNTPAAVGEAASVMSLGAAATEEDGNIIGKLFGSIGKIWRAEEKYFDGITGLSGSGPAYIYLAIEALADGGVAAGLPRDLSLSLASQTVLGAASMVTQTGKHPGQLKDDVTSPGGTTITGIHELENGGFRGTLMNAVVAAAKRSRELS, encoded by the exons ATGGAAATCGCTAGCATTCCCGCCGACACCTACACTCTCGGTTTCATCGGCGCCGGAAAAATGGCCGAGTCCATTGCCCGCGGTGCCGTTCGCTCCGGTGTTCTGCCGCCTTCTCGCATTCGCACCGCTGTACACTCCAATCTCGAGCGCCGCACAGCGTTCGAATCATTCGGCGTCAACGTCCTCTCATCGAACGACGAC GTCGTGCGCGAAAGCAACGTCGTCGTTCTATCGGTCAAACCTCAATTAG TGAAAGACGTGCTGTCGAAATTGAAGCCGATAGTCACGAAGGACAAGCTTTTGGTTTCGGTGGCTGCTGGCGTCAAGTTGAAAGATCTTCAG GAATGGGCAGGGAGTGACAGATTTATAAGAGTGATGCCTAATACACCTGCTGCAGTTGGCGAGGCAGCATCAG TTATGAGCTTGGGGGCAGCTGCAACAGAGGAAGATGGAAATATTATAGGTAAATTGTTTGGGTCGATCGGCAAAATATGGAGAgctgaagaaaaatattttgatggaATAACTGGCCTGAG TGGTAGTGGTCCTGCGTACATTTATTTAGCAATAGAAGCTTTGGCTGATGGAGGAGTAGCAGCTGGTCTACCACGTGATCTTTCATTAAGTCTAGCTTCTCAAACT GTATTGGGAGCAGCATCAATGGTGACACAGACTGGGAAGCACCCGGGCCAACTCAAGGATGACGTTACTTCTCCCGGTGGGACAACAATTACGGGCATTCATGAATTAGAAAATGGTGGGTTCCGTGGAACACTGATGAatgctgttgttgctgctgcTAAGCGCAGCCGAGAGCTTTCTTGA
- the LOC106752577 gene encoding lycopene beta cyclase, chloroplastic — MDTLLKTPNKLEFLHPLHGYSEKLSGLGSSRLQSQDFRFGSKKPLVRWGNCGGLRASSSALLELVPEFKKENLDFELPLYDSSKGAVVDLAVVGGGPAGLAVAQQVSEAGLSVCAIDPNPRLIWPNNYGVWVDEFEAMDLLDCLDTTWSGAVVYIDDKTKKDLDRPYGRVNRKLLKSKMLQKCISNGVKFHQAKVIKIIHEDTKSLLICNDGVTVQATVVLDATGFSRCLVQYDKPYNPGYQVAYGILAEVDEHPYDVDKMLFMDWRDSHLDNDKELKQRNDRIPTFLYAMPFSSTKIFLEETSLVARPGLRMDDIQERMVARLRHLGIRVKSIEEDEHCVIPMGGPLPILPQRVVGIGGTAGMVHPSTGYMVARTLAAAPIVANSIVQSLGSDRGLSGGDISAQVWKDLWPIQRRRQREFFCFGMDILLKLDLPGTRRFFDAFFDLEPHYWHGFLSSRLFLPELLFFGLSLFSYASNTSRIEIMAKGTLPLVNMINNLVKDTE; from the coding sequence ATGGATACTTTGCTCAAAACACCAAACAAACTTGAGTTTTTGCACCCACTTCACGGTTATTCAGAGAAATTAAGCGGTTTAGGTTCCTCTAGGTTGCAAAGTCAGGATTTTAGGTTTGGTTCTAAGAAACCACTTGTGAGATGGGGTAATTGTGGTGGTTTGCGGGCTAGTAGCAGTGCCCTTTTGGAGCTTGTTCCTGAATTCAAGAAGGAGAATCTGGATTTTGAACTTCCTTTGTATGATTCCTCAAAGGGGGCTGTGGTGGACCTTGCTGTTGTGGGAGGGGGACCTGCTGGGCTTGCAGTTGCGCAGCAGGTTTCTGAGGCAGGGCTTTCAGTCTGTGCTATTGATCCAAACCCTAGGTTGATTTGGCCCAATAATTATGGGGTTTGGGTGGATGAGTTTGAGGCCATGGATTTGCTCGATTGCCTTGACACCACCTGGTCCGGCGCAGTTGTCTACATCGACGATAAAACGAAGAAGGATCTTGATAGGCCTTATGGTAGGGTCAATAGGAAGCTGCTGAAATCAAAGATGCTGCAGAAATGTATCTCAAATGGTGTCAAGTTTCACCAGGCCAAAGTTATCAAGATTATTCACGAGGATACCAAATCTTTGCTGATTTGTAATGATGGTGTCACTGTTCAGGCTACTGTGGTTCTTGATGCAACTGGGTTTTCAAGATGCTTGGTTCAGTATGATAAACCGTATAACCCAGGTTACCAAGTGGCTTATGGGATTCTGGCTGAGGTTGATGAACACCCGTATGATGTAGATAAAATGCTTTTTATGGACTGGAGAGATTCTCATCTGGACAATGACAAGGAGCTGAAGCAGAGAAATGATAGAATACCCACTTTTCTGTATGCAATGCCCTTTTCATCTACTAAGATATTTCTTGAAGAAACCTCCCTTGTAGCACGGCCTGGATTACGAATGGATGATATACAGGAAAGAATGGTTGCTAGGTTGAGACATTTGGGTATTAGAGTGAAAAGTATTGAAGAAGATGAGCACTGTGTCATTCCCATGGGTGGCCCACTCCCAATTCTACCCCAAAGGGTTGTTGGCATTGGTGGTACCGCTGGGATGGTGCATCCTTCAACTGGGTATATGGTTGCAAGGACCCTGGCTGCAGCTCCTATTGTTGCTAATTCTATTGTTCAGAGTCTGGGCTCTGATAGAGGTCTCTCCGGAGGAGATATATCTGCACAAGTGTGGAAAGATTTATGGCCCATCCAAAGGCGGCGACAAAGGGAGTTCTTCTGTTTTGGTATGGACATCTTACTCAAACTTGATTTACCTGGCACAAGGAGATTTTTTGATGCGTTTTTTGATCTGGAACCGCATTACTGGCATGGATTCTTGTCATCAAGACTGTTTCTTCCTGAGCTCTTATTTTTTGGACTCTCTCTATTTTCTTATGCTTCTAATACATCTAGGATAGAGATTATGGCGAAGGGAACTCTTCCTTTGGTAAACATGATCAACAACTTGGTAAAAGATACAGAATGA